A single window of bacterium DNA harbors:
- a CDS encoding acyl-CoA thioesterase → MASQNKTVKETQVILARIMQPQDANPAGNVHGGTVMKIIDDAAAAVAMRHARSNVVTVSIDRLDFHEPVYVGDLITLHSSMNYVGRTSMEVGVRVEAENLRTGVVRHTASAYLTFVALDDKLRPLPVPGLITETPEEQKRFEEGRLRREERIKQAKAKKESKK, encoded by the coding sequence ATGGCTTCGCAGAATAAAACCGTCAAGGAAACCCAGGTGATCCTCGCCCGCATCATGCAGCCGCAGGACGCCAACCCCGCCGGAAACGTCCACGGCGGCACGGTGATGAAGATAATCGACGACGCGGCCGCCGCCGTCGCTATGCGCCACGCGCGCTCCAACGTAGTGACGGTCTCCATCGACCGCCTCGACTTTCACGAGCCGGTCTACGTGGGCGACCTCATCACCCTTCACTCCTCGATGAACTATGTAGGCAGAACCAGCATGGAGGTCGGGGTGAGGGTAGAGGCGGAGAACCTCAGGACCGGCGTTGTCCGCCACACAGCTTCCGCTTACCTTACCTTCGTCGCTCTTGACGACAAGCTGCGGCCTCTACCCGTGCCGGGACTGATTACGGAGACCCCCGAGGAGCAAAAGAGATTTGAAGAGGGGAGACTCCGGCGCGAGGAGCGGATAAAGCAGGCCAAGGCGAAAAAGGAGTCCAAAAAGTGA
- the hflX gene encoding GTPase HflX, with the protein MPNVEGNLTGLKKSQIYALERTYRRRVPPAELITAELAQHIGSISRETGRQVGVLIDRKGEVRHVIIGDDEGIVIPDLSSYSLGRGKLRQLRCVHTHLRGEGLSEDDIADLTLLRLDTMAALTIDGEGRPETIHLAHLLPQNPEGETYKVSKPESFYGIRLDFGAFITALGDEITSKQEKTRQVKGADRGILVHVSLLPKAEIEERLEELKELCRTAGVEVADIVVQKPRQANPRFLLGEGKIREVIASALQKGVDLLIFDQELTPAQARAISELTDVRVIDRTQLILDIFAKRAHTPDGKIQVELAQLRYILPRLAGKGISMSRLMGGVGGRGPGESKLEMDRRKVRDKISQLEKRLEGFSKGRVERRKKRTRAGVPIVSIVGYTNAGKSTLLNALTASDVFTEDLLFATLDTSTRRLRFPKEREVIITDTVGFLRDLPKGLVGAFKATLEELDDANLLLHVVDISNPAYEKQISSVEALLGELGLGQKPVILVFNKADRLPRELAEELGRKENAIVMSAKDRSTFAPLLNEMERRFWQEAEGAANVPGSDEVH; encoded by the coding sequence ATTCCTAACGTCGAAGGCAACCTCACGGGTTTAAAAAAGAGCCAGATATACGCCCTCGAACGCACCTACCGGCGGAGGGTCCCCCCTGCGGAGCTGATAACCGCCGAGCTCGCCCAGCACATCGGGAGCATCTCCCGCGAGACGGGCAGGCAGGTTGGGGTGCTCATCGACCGCAAGGGCGAGGTCAGGCACGTCATCATCGGCGACGACGAGGGGATAGTCATTCCCGATCTCTCCAGCTACAGCCTCGGCAGGGGGAAGCTCCGGCAGCTTCGGTGCGTCCACACCCACCTTCGGGGAGAGGGGCTGAGCGAGGACGACATCGCCGATCTCACCCTCCTTCGCCTTGATACTATGGCTGCGCTGACAATCGACGGGGAGGGGCGGCCCGAGACGATTCACCTTGCGCACCTTCTGCCCCAGAACCCCGAGGGTGAGACTTATAAGGTCTCGAAGCCCGAGAGCTTTTACGGAATCCGCCTCGATTTCGGGGCTTTCATAACCGCCCTCGGCGACGAGATAACCTCGAAGCAGGAGAAAACCAGGCAGGTAAAGGGCGCGGACAGAGGGATTCTGGTCCACGTCTCACTTCTTCCCAAGGCGGAGATAGAGGAGCGCCTCGAAGAGCTCAAAGAGCTTTGCAGGACCGCCGGAGTCGAGGTAGCCGACATAGTCGTCCAGAAACCCCGGCAGGCGAACCCGCGCTTTCTGCTCGGCGAGGGAAAGATACGAGAGGTCATAGCCTCCGCCCTCCAGAAAGGGGTAGATCTTCTGATCTTCGATCAGGAACTCACCCCCGCGCAGGCCCGCGCCATCTCCGAGCTGACCGACGTGCGCGTCATCGACCGCACCCAGCTCATTCTGGACATCTTCGCAAAGCGCGCCCACACGCCGGACGGCAAGATACAGGTCGAACTGGCGCAGCTCCGCTACATTCTGCCGCGCCTCGCCGGAAAGGGCATCTCTATGAGCCGCCTTATGGGCGGCGTGGGCGGAAGAGGCCCCGGCGAATCGAAGCTGGAAATGGACAGGCGCAAGGTGCGCGACAAAATATCCCAGCTTGAAAAGCGCCTCGAAGGCTTCTCGAAGGGCCGAGTGGAACGCAGAAAAAAAAGGACCCGCGCGGGAGTTCCCATAGTCTCGATAGTTGGCTATACCAACGCCGGAAAATCCACGCTTCTCAACGCCCTGACGGCCTCGGATGTCTTCACCGAGGACCTTCTCTTCGCGACTCTCGACACCTCCACGCGAAGGTTGCGCTTCCCTAAGGAGCGCGAGGTCATAATCACCGATACCGTCGGATTTCTGCGCGACCTCCCCAAGGGGCTCGTCGGGGCCTTCAAGGCCACGCTGGAGGAGCTTGACGACGCGAACCTCCTCCTTCACGTGGTGGATATCTCTAACCCCGCCTACGAAAAGCAGATAAGTTCCGTCGAGGCGCTTCTCGGCGAGCTAGGCCTCGGCCAGAAGCCCGTGATACTGGTGTTCAACAAGGCCGACCGGCTGCCCAGGGAGCTTGCCGAGGAACTCGGGCGCAAGGAGAACGCGATAGTCATGTCCGCCAAGGACCGTTCCACCTTCGCGCCCCTCCTGAACGAGATGGAGAGAAGATTCTGGCAGGAAGCCGAAGGGGCGGCAAACGTCCCCGGAAGCGACGAGGTCCACTGA
- a CDS encoding thioesterase: MKQMTHLKISPTLVGKIECVEPENAIATLKATPEMCADERGLVHGGFTFGLADYAVMVAVNDPNVVLGSSQVRFLRPVTAGQTMRAEAQVTSAEGKKRIVKVTVTVEGQPVMEGEMTAFVLPKHVLD; the protein is encoded by the coding sequence ATGAAACAGATGACTCATCTCAAGATCAGTCCTACCCTCGTGGGCAAAATCGAATGCGTCGAGCCTGAAAATGCGATAGCCACCCTAAAGGCGACCCCGGAGATGTGCGCCGACGAGCGGGGGCTCGTCCACGGCGGCTTTACCTTCGGCCTCGCCGATTACGCCGTCATGGTCGCCGTCAACGACCCCAACGTGGTTCTCGGTTCCTCGCAGGTAAGGTTCCTTCGCCCCGTCACGGCGGGTCAGACGATGCGGGCCGAGGCTCAGGTGACCAGCGCCGAGGGCAAGAAGCGCATCGTGAAAGTTACAGTCACCGTCGAGGGGCAGCCGGTGATGGAGGGCGAGATGACGGCTTTTGTGCTTCCGAAACACGTACTCGATTAA